A region of Argentina anserina chromosome 5, drPotAnse1.1, whole genome shotgun sequence DNA encodes the following proteins:
- the LOC126793895 gene encoding uncharacterized protein LOC126793895 translates to MGGDVIVYVAEEEDFKLCKSSSFSLCRICHEEDFGSSNNLESPCACSGTVKFAHRDCIQRWCNEKGNTTCEICLQKYEPGYTAPPKESELDESAVTIRDSVRVHRRREEDDESRSPRLERVCSSTADRRANFCRSLALLLTVVLLVRHLFVVLTCTDEDYPFALLTVLILRASGIILPMYILYRTITAIQNSIRQQYQYQYHYQEEDSDDDDDDDETSNQGEDNHHREDADDNHQQSAV, encoded by the exons ATGGGAGGAGATGTCATCGTTTACGttgcggaggaggaggatttCAAATTATGCAAGTCCTCATCCTTTTCACTCTGTAGGATTTGCCATGAAGAAGATTTTGGAAGCTCCAACAACTTGGAATCCCCTTGTGCTTGCTCCGGAACTGTTAAG TTTGCGCACAGAGATTGCATACAGAGGTGGTGCAACGAGAAAGGCAACACGACCTGCGAAATTTGTCTCCAG AAGTATGAACCCGGATACACAGCACCTCCAAAGGAGTCAGAGCTGGATGAATCAGCAGTAACCATCAG AGATAGCGTGCGGGTTCAtagaagaagagaggaagatGATGAATCAAGAAGCCCCAGATTAGAGAGGGTGTGCTCGTCTACTGCTGATCGAAGGGCCAATTTTTGTCGATCACTCGCtctcctt CTTACGGTGGTTTTGCTTGTGAGGCACCTCTTTGTGGTGCTTACTTGTACTGATGAAGACTACCCCTTCGCCCTTCTAACT GTACTAATTCTAAGGGCCAGCGGAATTATCTTACCTATGTACATATTGTACCGAACAATAACAGCAATTCAGAACAGCATCCGTCAACAATATCAATATCAATATCACTATCAGGAGGAGGACtccgatgatgatgatgatgatgatgagacaTCAAATCAGGGAGAAGATAACCACCACCGAGAAGATGCCGATGATAACCATCAACAAAGTGCCGTTTGA
- the LOC126793894 gene encoding DNA mismatch repair protein MSH6 isoform X1: MSSRRRSNGASPLINPQRQITSFFTKATTSPSPSPIPKSNPSHSPTTPSPLQPKSNQREEVVGKRIKVFWPTDKAWYVGSVKLFDKQTGRHLVQYDDGDEETLDLSIEKFEWLQNNTVSTLKRLRRGPLPPAPPEAEEESHSDDDSGDEDWNKEVVEEEEEVLELEDEDDSDEGLPNSKGRRGGSSGKRKLSGGGNSGSAKKTKTGGLIDPATNAESTKAINIGDASERFSMREAEKFHFLGEKRRDANKRCPGDANYDSRTLYLPPVFLKSLSGGQRQWWEFKSKHMDKVLFFKMGKFYELYEMDAHIGAKELNLQYMKGEQPHCGFPEKNFSMNVEKLARKGYRVLVVEQTETPEQMELRRKEGGSKDKVVKREVCAVVTKGTLTEGEMLSANPDASYLMAVTETSQNFANQNAERVFGVCVVDVATSRVILGQFPDDLECSALSCLLSELRPVELVKPAELLSPETEKVLLRHTRNPLVNELVPLLEFWDADRTVSEVKSIYSRADDSHMGVDGSGCLPDVLSQLAGAGENGICALSALGGALFYLKQAFLEEALLRFAKYELLPSSGFGGIISKPYMVLDAAALENLEIFENSRNGDSSGTMYAQLNHCVTAFGKRLLKTWLARPLYHVESIKERQDAVSSLQGINLPHVLEFRKVMARLPDMERSLARVFASSKASGRNADKVVLYEDAAKKQLQEFISALRGCDLMATTICSLGANLENVESCQLHHLLTPGKGLPNVNSVLNHFKDGFDWVEANSSGRIIPHEGVDTEYDSACGKVKEIESHLTKYLKEQRKMLGDKSITYVTVGKDAYLLEVPESLRGNIPQDYELRSSKKGFFRYWSPSIKKSLTELAQAESERESSLKSILQRLIRQFCEHHIKWSQLVSVTAELDVLISLAIASDYYEGPTCRPVIRSSSDTNEVPLFSANSLGHPVIKSDSLGKGTFVPNDITLGGTGHASFILLTGPNMGGKSTLLRQVCLAVILAQLGADVPAESFELSPVDRIFVRMGAKDHIMVGQSTFLTELSETATMLSSATCNSLVALDELGRGTSTSDGQAIAQSVLEHFVHKVHCRGLFSTHYHRLAVDYQNNSQVSLCHMACQVGNGDGGVEEVTFLYRLTPGACPKSYGVNVARLAGIPISVLQKAAAKSREFEAAYGKHFKQPEGSFLFQSPFDKMIECIQKFSNTLAKLTSHESTEGIDIDSLTEVWHNARSLEQQS, encoded by the exons ATGTCGTCACGTCGTCGGAGCAACGGCGCGTCCCCGTTGATCAACCCACAGCGTCAAATCACTTCCTTCTTCACCAAAGCCACTACTTCTCCTTCTCCATCTCCAATCCCTAAATCCAATCCCAGCCACAGCCCCACCACTCCTTCGCCACTCCAACCCAAGTCCAATCAGAGGGAGGAGGTCGTCGGGAAGAGGATCAAGGTGTTCTGGCCCACTGACAAGGCCTGGTACGTAGGCTCTGTCAAGTTGTTCGATAAACAGACTGGAAGGCACTTAGTCCAGTACGACGATGGGGACGAAGAAACCTTGGATTTGTCAATCGAGAAATTCGAGTGGCTTCAGAACAACACTGTCTCCACCTTGAAGCGCTTGCGCCGAGGTCCTCTGCCGCCGGCTCCACCCGAGGCGGAGGAGGAGAGTCATAGTGACGATGATTCTGGCGATGAGGACTGGAATAAGGAAGTGgtcgaggaggaggaggaggttttGGAATTGGAGGATGAGGATGATAGTGATGAGGGACTGCCCAACTCCAAAGGGAGGCGCGGCGGCTCCTCCGGTAAGCGAAAGTTGAGTGGTGGGGGGAATTCGGGGTCGGCTAAGAAGACCAAGACTGGTGGTTTGATCGACCCTGCTACTAATGCTGAGA GTACAAAAGCGATTAATATCGGTGATGCCTCAGAAAGGTTTAGCATGCGTGAAGCTGAGAAGTTCCATTTCCTTGGGGA AAAACGCAGGGATGCCAATAAAAGATGTCCCGGGGATGCAAATTATGATTCAAGAACTCTGTATCTACCTCCTGTTTTCTTAAAGAGTTTATCAGGTGGCCAG AGACAATGGTGGGAGTTTAAGTCAAAGCACATGGACAAAGTTCTCTTTTTCAAG ATGGGCAAGTTCTATGAACTTTATGAAATGGATGCACATATAGGAGCAAAAGAACTTAATCTTCAATATATGAAG GGCGAGCAACCCCATTGTGGATTTCCAGAGAAGAACTTTTCAATGAATGTGGAGAAACTGGCAAGGAAG GGTTATCGAGTTCTTGTTGTAGAGCAGACAGAAACACCTGAACAGATGGAGCTTCGTCGCAAAGAGGGTGGCTCAAAAGACAAG GTTGTAAAGCGTGAAGTATGTGCAGTAGTTACAAAAGGAACACTAACTGAGGGAGAGATGTTGTCCGCAAACCCTGATGCTTCTTATCTAATGGCAGTGACTGAAACCTCTCAAAATTTCGCAAACCAAAATGCTGAGCGTGTTTTTGGAGTTTGTGTGGTCGATGTTGCTACGAGCAGGGTTATTCTCGGACAG TTCCCAGATGATTTAGAGTGCAGTGCATTGTCTTGTCTCTTGTCTGAATTGAGGCCCGTGGAACTAGTAAAACCTGCAGAGCTACTTAGTCCTGAGACAGAAAAAGTACTGTTGAGGCATACAAGAAATCCATTAGTGAACGAGTTAGTTCCACTTTTGGAATTCTGGGATGCTGACAGAACTGTTTCTGAAGTGAAAAGTATCTATAGCCGTGCAGATGATTCTCATATGGGAGTAGATGGCTCGGGCTGCCTGCCAGATGTGTTGTCTCAGCTCGCGGGAGCTGGGGAAAATGGCATATGTGCACTTTCAGCTCTTGGAGGTGCTCTTTTCTACTTGAAGCAGGCTTTTCTAGAAGAGGCATTGCTAAGGTTCGCAAAATATGAGTTACTTCCAAGTTCTGGTTTTGGTGGTATCATTTCAAAACCGTACATGGTTCTCGATGCAGCTGCTTTAGAAAACCTCGAGATTTTTGAGAACAGCAGAAATGGAGACTCTTCAGG AACTATGTACGCACAACTGAATCACTGTGTGACCGCATTTGGGAAGAGATTGCTTAAGACATGGCTTGCAAGACCTCTGTATCATGTAGAGTCAATTAAAGAACGCCAGGATGCCGTCTCAAGTTTACAG GGAATCAACCTTCCTCATGTCCTTGAGTTTCGAAAAGTAATGGCTAGGCTTCCAGACATGGAGCGTTCGCTTGCACGGGTCTTCGCTAGCAG TAAAGCTAGTGGAAGGAATGCTGACAAAGTGGTTTTATACGAGGATGCCGCCAAAAAACAGCTCCAGGAGTTTATTTCAGCTTTACGCGGTTGTGACTTAATGGCAACAACAATTTGCTCTCTTGGTGCCAACTTGGAAAATGTTGAATCTTGTCAACTTCATCATTTGCTGACACCTG GTAAAGGTCTTCCTAATGTCAACTCAGTTTTAAACCACTTCAAGGATGGCTTTGATTGGGTAGAAGCCAATAGTTCTGGTCGTATAATACCTCATGAAGGAGTTGACACTGAATACGACTCTGCATGTGGAAAAGTGAAAGAGATCGAGTCCCATTTAACCAAGTACCTTAAGGAACAGAGGAAAATGTTGGGAGATAAATCG ATCACTTATGTTACAGTTGGAAAAGATGCGTATTTATTGGAAGTTCCAGAAAGTTTGCGTGGCAATATACCTCAGGATTATGAATTGCGTTCATCCAAAAAG GGTTTCTTTAGGTACTGGTCACCAAGTATTAAGAAGTCCTTGACAGAGCTCGCACAAGCTGAATCTGAAAGGGAGTCCTCACTTAAAAGCATTTTGCAGAGGCTAATTAGACAATTCTGCGAGCATCATATTAAGTGGAGTCAGTTGGTCTCTGTGACTGCTG AATTGGATGTCTTAATCAGTCTAGCAATTGCAAGTGATTATTATGAGGGACCCACCTGTCGGCCTGTTATCAGGAGTTCATCAGATACAAACGAAGTACCCCTCTTCTCTGCAAATAGTTTGGGACATCCTGTTATAAAAAGTGATTCCTTAGGAAAAGGTACATTTGTCCCCAATGATATTACTCTTGGAGGTACTGGTCATGCAAGCTTTATTCTTCTTACTGGCCCCAACATGGGTGGGAAGTCAACTCTGCTTCGCCAAGTTTGCTTGGCTGTGATTTTAGCTCAG TTAGGAGCAGATGTGCCTGCAGAGAGCTTTGAGCTGTCTCCGGTCGATCGAATCTTTGTTCGGATGGGTGCAAAAGATCATATCATGGTAGGCCAAAGTACGTTTCTCACGGAGCTTTCAGAAACTGCAACAATGCTG TCATCTGCTACTTGTAACTCATTGGTAGCACTTGATGAACTTGGACGAGGAACGTCAACTTCGGATGGACAAGCCATTGC GCAATCAGTTCTTGAACATTTTGTCCACAAGGTTCACTGTCGAGGATTGTTTTCTACTCATTATCACAGACTAGCTGTTGATTATCAAAATAATTCTCAG GTTTCACTCTGCCATATGGCATGCCAAGTTGGAAATGGAGATGGAGGTGTGGAAGAAGTGACATTTCTTTATAGGTTGACTCCCGGTGCGTGTCCCAAAAGCTATGGTGTCAACGTCGCCCGGTTAGCTG GAATTCCTATTTCTGTACTTCAAAAAGCTGCTGCTAAGTCTAGGGAATTTGAAGCTGCATATGGGAAACACTTTAAACAACCCGAAGGTAGCTTTCTCTTTCAAAGTCCATTTGACAAGATGATTGAGTGCATCCAAAAGTTTTCCAACACCTTGGCAAAGTTGACTAGTCACGAATCTACTGAGGGCATTGACATTGACTCCCTGACTGAAGTTTGGCATAATGCAAGATCGCTTGAGCAACAAAGTTGA
- the LOC126793894 gene encoding DNA mismatch repair protein MSH6 isoform X2 — protein MLRVSTKAINIGDASERFSMREAEKFHFLGEKRRDANKRCPGDANYDSRTLYLPPVFLKSLSGGQRQWWEFKSKHMDKVLFFKMGKFYELYEMDAHIGAKELNLQYMKGEQPHCGFPEKNFSMNVEKLARKGYRVLVVEQTETPEQMELRRKEGGSKDKVVKREVCAVVTKGTLTEGEMLSANPDASYLMAVTETSQNFANQNAERVFGVCVVDVATSRVILGQFPDDLECSALSCLLSELRPVELVKPAELLSPETEKVLLRHTRNPLVNELVPLLEFWDADRTVSEVKSIYSRADDSHMGVDGSGCLPDVLSQLAGAGENGICALSALGGALFYLKQAFLEEALLRFAKYELLPSSGFGGIISKPYMVLDAAALENLEIFENSRNGDSSGTMYAQLNHCVTAFGKRLLKTWLARPLYHVESIKERQDAVSSLQGINLPHVLEFRKVMARLPDMERSLARVFASSKASGRNADKVVLYEDAAKKQLQEFISALRGCDLMATTICSLGANLENVESCQLHHLLTPGKGLPNVNSVLNHFKDGFDWVEANSSGRIIPHEGVDTEYDSACGKVKEIESHLTKYLKEQRKMLGDKSITYVTVGKDAYLLEVPESLRGNIPQDYELRSSKKGFFRYWSPSIKKSLTELAQAESERESSLKSILQRLIRQFCEHHIKWSQLVSVTAELDVLISLAIASDYYEGPTCRPVIRSSSDTNEVPLFSANSLGHPVIKSDSLGKGTFVPNDITLGGTGHASFILLTGPNMGGKSTLLRQVCLAVILAQLGADVPAESFELSPVDRIFVRMGAKDHIMVGQSTFLTELSETATMLSSATCNSLVALDELGRGTSTSDGQAIAQSVLEHFVHKVHCRGLFSTHYHRLAVDYQNNSQVSLCHMACQVGNGDGGVEEVTFLYRLTPGACPKSYGVNVARLAGIPISVLQKAAAKSREFEAAYGKHFKQPEGSFLFQSPFDKMIECIQKFSNTLAKLTSHESTEGIDIDSLTEVWHNARSLEQQS, from the exons ATGCTGAGAGTTA GTACAAAAGCGATTAATATCGGTGATGCCTCAGAAAGGTTTAGCATGCGTGAAGCTGAGAAGTTCCATTTCCTTGGGGA AAAACGCAGGGATGCCAATAAAAGATGTCCCGGGGATGCAAATTATGATTCAAGAACTCTGTATCTACCTCCTGTTTTCTTAAAGAGTTTATCAGGTGGCCAG AGACAATGGTGGGAGTTTAAGTCAAAGCACATGGACAAAGTTCTCTTTTTCAAG ATGGGCAAGTTCTATGAACTTTATGAAATGGATGCACATATAGGAGCAAAAGAACTTAATCTTCAATATATGAAG GGCGAGCAACCCCATTGTGGATTTCCAGAGAAGAACTTTTCAATGAATGTGGAGAAACTGGCAAGGAAG GGTTATCGAGTTCTTGTTGTAGAGCAGACAGAAACACCTGAACAGATGGAGCTTCGTCGCAAAGAGGGTGGCTCAAAAGACAAG GTTGTAAAGCGTGAAGTATGTGCAGTAGTTACAAAAGGAACACTAACTGAGGGAGAGATGTTGTCCGCAAACCCTGATGCTTCTTATCTAATGGCAGTGACTGAAACCTCTCAAAATTTCGCAAACCAAAATGCTGAGCGTGTTTTTGGAGTTTGTGTGGTCGATGTTGCTACGAGCAGGGTTATTCTCGGACAG TTCCCAGATGATTTAGAGTGCAGTGCATTGTCTTGTCTCTTGTCTGAATTGAGGCCCGTGGAACTAGTAAAACCTGCAGAGCTACTTAGTCCTGAGACAGAAAAAGTACTGTTGAGGCATACAAGAAATCCATTAGTGAACGAGTTAGTTCCACTTTTGGAATTCTGGGATGCTGACAGAACTGTTTCTGAAGTGAAAAGTATCTATAGCCGTGCAGATGATTCTCATATGGGAGTAGATGGCTCGGGCTGCCTGCCAGATGTGTTGTCTCAGCTCGCGGGAGCTGGGGAAAATGGCATATGTGCACTTTCAGCTCTTGGAGGTGCTCTTTTCTACTTGAAGCAGGCTTTTCTAGAAGAGGCATTGCTAAGGTTCGCAAAATATGAGTTACTTCCAAGTTCTGGTTTTGGTGGTATCATTTCAAAACCGTACATGGTTCTCGATGCAGCTGCTTTAGAAAACCTCGAGATTTTTGAGAACAGCAGAAATGGAGACTCTTCAGG AACTATGTACGCACAACTGAATCACTGTGTGACCGCATTTGGGAAGAGATTGCTTAAGACATGGCTTGCAAGACCTCTGTATCATGTAGAGTCAATTAAAGAACGCCAGGATGCCGTCTCAAGTTTACAG GGAATCAACCTTCCTCATGTCCTTGAGTTTCGAAAAGTAATGGCTAGGCTTCCAGACATGGAGCGTTCGCTTGCACGGGTCTTCGCTAGCAG TAAAGCTAGTGGAAGGAATGCTGACAAAGTGGTTTTATACGAGGATGCCGCCAAAAAACAGCTCCAGGAGTTTATTTCAGCTTTACGCGGTTGTGACTTAATGGCAACAACAATTTGCTCTCTTGGTGCCAACTTGGAAAATGTTGAATCTTGTCAACTTCATCATTTGCTGACACCTG GTAAAGGTCTTCCTAATGTCAACTCAGTTTTAAACCACTTCAAGGATGGCTTTGATTGGGTAGAAGCCAATAGTTCTGGTCGTATAATACCTCATGAAGGAGTTGACACTGAATACGACTCTGCATGTGGAAAAGTGAAAGAGATCGAGTCCCATTTAACCAAGTACCTTAAGGAACAGAGGAAAATGTTGGGAGATAAATCG ATCACTTATGTTACAGTTGGAAAAGATGCGTATTTATTGGAAGTTCCAGAAAGTTTGCGTGGCAATATACCTCAGGATTATGAATTGCGTTCATCCAAAAAG GGTTTCTTTAGGTACTGGTCACCAAGTATTAAGAAGTCCTTGACAGAGCTCGCACAAGCTGAATCTGAAAGGGAGTCCTCACTTAAAAGCATTTTGCAGAGGCTAATTAGACAATTCTGCGAGCATCATATTAAGTGGAGTCAGTTGGTCTCTGTGACTGCTG AATTGGATGTCTTAATCAGTCTAGCAATTGCAAGTGATTATTATGAGGGACCCACCTGTCGGCCTGTTATCAGGAGTTCATCAGATACAAACGAAGTACCCCTCTTCTCTGCAAATAGTTTGGGACATCCTGTTATAAAAAGTGATTCCTTAGGAAAAGGTACATTTGTCCCCAATGATATTACTCTTGGAGGTACTGGTCATGCAAGCTTTATTCTTCTTACTGGCCCCAACATGGGTGGGAAGTCAACTCTGCTTCGCCAAGTTTGCTTGGCTGTGATTTTAGCTCAG TTAGGAGCAGATGTGCCTGCAGAGAGCTTTGAGCTGTCTCCGGTCGATCGAATCTTTGTTCGGATGGGTGCAAAAGATCATATCATGGTAGGCCAAAGTACGTTTCTCACGGAGCTTTCAGAAACTGCAACAATGCTG TCATCTGCTACTTGTAACTCATTGGTAGCACTTGATGAACTTGGACGAGGAACGTCAACTTCGGATGGACAAGCCATTGC GCAATCAGTTCTTGAACATTTTGTCCACAAGGTTCACTGTCGAGGATTGTTTTCTACTCATTATCACAGACTAGCTGTTGATTATCAAAATAATTCTCAG GTTTCACTCTGCCATATGGCATGCCAAGTTGGAAATGGAGATGGAGGTGTGGAAGAAGTGACATTTCTTTATAGGTTGACTCCCGGTGCGTGTCCCAAAAGCTATGGTGTCAACGTCGCCCGGTTAGCTG GAATTCCTATTTCTGTACTTCAAAAAGCTGCTGCTAAGTCTAGGGAATTTGAAGCTGCATATGGGAAACACTTTAAACAACCCGAAGGTAGCTTTCTCTTTCAAAGTCCATTTGACAAGATGATTGAGTGCATCCAAAAGTTTTCCAACACCTTGGCAAAGTTGACTAGTCACGAATCTACTGAGGGCATTGACATTGACTCCCTGACTGAAGTTTGGCATAATGCAAGATCGCTTGAGCAACAAAGTTGA
- the LOC126795903 gene encoding pentatricopeptide repeat-containing protein At5g14820, mitochondrial-like produces the protein MLASPFPISIQPPSHLLPNRGFSSNTTDTDTDTDTDGEEDWNNSFHRGFSSDTDTVGSSADPEEVDRICKVIHELFALDRNMEAVLDQCGVQLSHHLVVAVLRRFHHARKPAFRFFCWAGEKPGFEHGSTTILGKTRQFETMVSLLQEMGVKGLLTMETFVIAFKAFAAAKERKKAVGIFGLIKYYNFKYGVDTVNCLLDTLGRAKLGKEVQVLFDKLKGRFTPNLQTYTVLLDGWCRVRNLMEAGRVWNEMIDKGFKPDVVTHNIMIGGLLKSHKRSDAIKLFEIMKAKGPSPNVRSFSILIQNFCKQKQMKEAIDFFYEMRESGCQSSVVVYTNLITGFGNQKKMDIVHGLLKTMKQDGCTPDEVTYNALIKLMTRQRMPDDAVRIYKKMIQNGIEPSIHTYVMIMKSYFQTRNYDMGRAVWNQMIENGCCSDDNAYTVLIGGLICQGRMGDACKYLEEMIEKGMKIPQLDFNKFAADFSRAGKPDILVEMAQKMKLAEAAG, from the exons ATGCTAGCCTCACCTTTCCCAATTTCAATTCAACCACCTAGTCATTTGCTACCAAATAGGGGCTTTTCTAGTAACACCACTGATACTGATACTGATACTGATACTGAtggtgaggaggattggaatAATAGTTTTCATAGGGGCTTCTCTAGTGATACTGATACTGTTGGTTCTAGTGCTGATCCGGAGGAGGTTGATAGAATATGTAAGGTGATTCACGAATTGTTTGCATTGGATAGGAATATGGAGGCTGTTCTCGATCAATGTGGTGTTCAATTGTCTCATCATTTGGTTGTGGCTGTCTTGAGACGCTTCCACCATGCTAGAAAACCCGCTTTTCGCTTTTTCTGTTGGGCTGGGGAGAAGCCGGGTTTCGAACATGGTTCCACCACTATCTTGGGGAAGACTAGGCAGTTTGAGACCATGGTGTCGCTGCTCCAAGAAATGGGAGTCAAAGGCCTTTTGACTATGGAGACTTTTGTCATTGCTTTCAAAGCTTTTGCTGCGGCCAAAGAGAGGAAGAAAGCTGTTGGAATTTTTGGGCTTATCAAGTATTACAACTTCAAGTATGGTGTCGATACCGTGAACTGCCTGCTTGATACTCTTGGAAGGGCAAAGCTAGGGAAAGAAGTGCAAGTTCTTTTTGACAAGCTGAAAGGGAGGTTTACCCCTAATTTACAGACTTATACAGTGCTGCTTGATGGGTGGTGCAGGGTGAGGAATTTAATGGAGGCAGGGAGGGTGTGGAACGAAATGATTGATAAGGGGTTTAAGCCTGACGTTGTTACACACAATATTATGATTGGAGGCTTGTTGAAGAGTCACAAGAGGTCTGATGCTATCAAGTTGTTTGAGATCATGAAAGCCAAGGGGCCATCACCTAATGTTAGAAGCTTTAGTATTCTGATTCAGAACTTCTGCAAGCAAAAACAGATGAAAGAAGCAATCGACTTTTTTTATGAAATGCGTGAATCTGGCTGCCAGTCAAGTGTTGTGGTTTACACAAACTTAATCACAGGTTTTGGAAATCAGAAGAAGATGGATATAGTTCATGGATTGTTGAAAACGATGAAGCAAGATGGCTGCACTCCTGATGAGGTGACCTACAATGCCTTGATCAAATTAATGACGAGGCAGAGAATGCCAGACGATGCGGTCAGGATATACAAGAAGATGATCCAAAATGGTATTGAGCCATCAATACACACCTATGTCATGATTATGAAGTCTTACTTTCAGACAAGAAATTATGACATGGGTCGTGCAGTATGGAACCAGATGATTGAAAACGGGTGTTGCTCCGATGATAATGCTTATACGGTTCTCATTGGAGGTCTTATCTGCCAGGGAAGAATGGGGGATGCCTGCAAGTATCTGGAGGAAATGATAGAGAAAGGAATGAAAATTCCTCAGCTTGACTTCAACAAATTTGCTGCCGACTTCTCCCGAGCTGGCAAACCTGACATACTTGTGGAGATGGCCCAAAAGATGAAGCTCGCTG AGGCAGCAGGATAA